Genomic DNA from bacterium:
TCCTTTCTGCCTCCTCAAATGAATTTATTGATGAGTTGCTACCCGGAATCACAGGTATACCCGCTCTCTTCATAGTCTCACGTGCATTTGTCTTGTCACCTGCAGCAATAATTGAAGCTGCTGATGGTCCTATAAATTTGAACCCATTATCCTCGCAAATCTCAGCAAACCGCGGATTCTCAGCTAAGAACCCATACCCGGGATGCACTGCATCTACTCCTGTCACCTCACATACACTGATTATGTTAGGAATAGAAAGGTAAGAAAGAGTTGGAGATGCCGGTCCAATACAAACCGATTCATCTGCAAATTTTATATGCAAAGAATTAGAGTCACTCTCCGAATAAATAGCTACTGTCTCAATTCCTAACTCTTTACAAGCTCTTATAACACGTAGTGCTATCTCACCCCTATTAGCTATGAGAACTTTTTCAAACACTATTCGGGCTCTAAAATGAAAAGCTCCTGTCCATATTCAACGGGCTCCTCATTCTTAACAAGAATCTCACGGAGAGTACCGGCAACATCTGATTCTATCTCATTCATTACTTTCATTGCCTCAATTATACAAACTACCTTACCCACATTAATTTTATCCCCTATTTCCACATACGGAGTAGCACCCGGGGATGGCGATCGATAAAATGTACCTACCATAGGAGCTTTTATTGAGAGAACCTTTTTCTCAGGTTTAACCTTCTCTTTTCCCGCGACTTCTACTTTTGTAGTAGAAGTTGATGAAGGCACGACCTCAGCAGTCGCATGCGTAGAAAGCCGCTTCGTAACACGGACA
This window encodes:
- the accB gene encoding acetyl-CoA carboxylase biotin carboxyl carrier protein, giving the protein MRLSELKKIIKMVEDSNIDELEIKGIFRRVRVTKRLSTHATAEVVPSSTSTTKVEVAGKEKVKPEKKVLSIKAPMVGTFYRSPSPGATPYVEIGDKINVGKVVCIIEAMKVMNEIESDVAGTLREILVKNEEPVEYGQELFILEPE